The genomic window ACAAAAAATCAATAATGAACTGTCTGGATTTTTAACTAAGCTTGTTGATACAGCTGTCGAAAAAAATCAAATTCTTCACGCCTTTGAACTGATGAATCGAGTGGTCGAACACCTTGACTTAGCAAAGATACATAATGTAGAAAATGATGTAAGTCTTATCATGCATCAATGTTATTCACTATGGAAAAAGTTACTGAAACATGCCTCTGAACAAGAAAAACAACGTATGTTTTCTAAATTATCAGCCAAAGTAAACAGCACCACCGCAAGCCAGTCTTGCTTTTATATCCAACAAGTTTTACATGAAGAGTTCCCCCAACAGTTCTCTGAGCAAGAGCAGCAAGCCCTTGACCAAACAACTGAAAATAACGGGTTCTTCAATTATAAAAATAAACGACTTCTATCGATTCGCCAGATGGAGAACTTGAATTATTCAGATAACCAAATTCGGCAACGTGCACGAGAAAGCTGGCAATCACCCACAATACGTTCGCAGTATATCGACTACTTGATGCAAAAAAAAGCGTATGAAGAGGCCATTGTTGTTTTGAAGGAAAGCATTGTATTAGACAAGCATTCTTCCGATATGATCACTTTACATCGCTATGCGTTAAAAAATCTCTATCATAAATTAGGGAACAAGGAGCTTTATGCGGAACAAATTTTCCATCTACTATTAGAGGGAGAAACCGTTGATATGAATTTGATCCATCAATTGAAAAAATCCTATTCGATCGATCAGTGGGAAGAAGTACGTGAACAATTATTTGAGCAATTAAAAAATCGAACTGATGTTGGTTTATTCTATTCAAAAGAAAGACGGTATGATCTACTATTGGATTACATCCTGAAATCACCTGGACTAGAAGAAGCCAGTCGCTATTTTTCTTTCTTAAGAAAGCAATTCCCGGAAGCACTCCTTCAAAAATATGAATATGAACTACGTCGAATGGCCGCTGAAACAACGACACGCTCTCGGTATCATAAAATGGCTTTGCTGATTGCCGAAATGGCCACTCTTCCAAGCAGCACCATCTCTGTTCAATTATTGATCAAAGAACTAAAAGAAAAGTATCCACGTAGAAAAGCAATGTTAGAAGAATTGAAAAAGTTAGAGAAAAATTATAAATGATGTAACAACAGCGATTCTGTGGTACAGCCACTACTACGAAAAACCGAATCAACAAGCAACACCGTTGATTCGGCTTTTCGTATAGCTGGTCACTGATTTATTACTTTCCTATAATTTCCTAAAAAAGAAAAAGCATTTCAAGCACTTTAAAATAACAAGACGCACCTGCTATCAATCAAAGCCGATTGACACAGATTGATCTGGTTTACTTGCGGCTTCTTTCACATCAGCCTCCCACTTACCGTAGATATCTAAAAATCTCACTTCTTCTTCATCACTATATCCTTCAAACACAACTTTATCGATATTTTCATGATCAAAAAAAATCGTTGTTTCAGGATTTAAACCAGATGGATAAAGCACTGCCATATAATCTGCAAATGTATCTTTCCCCGTATGTTGATCTGTATATATCGCTCCTCTTCCAACGATAACTAATTTTTGTAAACCTTCCTCAAGCAAAACGATACTTCCTAATGGTAATAACTTTTTGACTTCACTCATTATGTATTTCCTCCTTGTCAGTTCCTTTGATATGCTTATTAAAATATTTCTCTCCGTACCATTCTAATTGTGTTTGCCCTTCCAGATTGCGGTATTCTTCTGAGTATTTGTGTTTATAATAACCATGCAATAGATACGGAAGGAACAGGTAGGCTTGTGCGATAATAAATCCTATATCAAACACAAACCACATAGCTAAAAATCCTATAAAACCCGTTACATCTGTGCGTGGTGTATCTCCACTAGGAAAAATAAAATTCCAAATAGCCCCGATAATAACGACTATTGAGCTATACTTCACCACTAAACTTATTGCTTTTCCTATCCATTCATCCACCTTTTCTTTTTTATTTGTATCATAAAGTAAATTTTCCAAGGACGCTTTCTTACTTCTAACTACTATATATCCTACTAATAAAATTATTGAGAAAAATATTCCCATTCCTATAGCTGTTAGAGGCTTTAGAAATGCTGTGATGAAAAGAAGGTTAGTTTCAATTACTAGCCAAACAAAAATGTTTACTGTATTGATGTAGCCCCAGAAAAATTTAGTAGCTCGATAACGTTTAATCAATGTATAGACCCATATAACTAAATACATTACCAAAAGTATCCAAAACAAAGATAAAGGTAAAAAGTTTATATCGGCTTGTGGAACTAAACTATTCTTATCGTGATTCGTAATAATGCTATTTGTAAATAAAACTATGCCATATAGCATGCCTATCAAAGCTAGCGCTAATATTTTCAATAAAACAGGTCTTTCTTTTAAATCCCACCTTTCAACATCATTTTTCATATAATTGATTAGCTTATCATTTTTCAAATTTAAACTTTCTTCAAAAGATGCTTTGAATAAATTTTTCATAATTGTCCCCAATTAAAGTGTATTTTCTCTGTACGAATACTTTAATCTCTCTATGCTACACTTCTTCCATAGCGGTTCCTTTGATATGTTTGTTAAAATATTTCTCTCCATACCATTCTAATTGTGTTTTCCCTTCCTTATTGCGGTATTCTTCTGAGTATTTGTGTTTATAATAACCGTGTAACAGATATGGCAAGAATAGATAGGCTTCTCCGAAAATCATAACGATATTCATAGCTATCCATAGACCTAAAGTACTGATAAATCCAACAAAATCTGTTCGGACCTCATCACTATCCGGAAATACGATTTTCCATACCATGACGACAATGACAACTATCCAGCCATATTTTATTGCTTTCTCTACTAACATAGCCAACATATCTTTCTTTCTCCCTGTTCCATACAAAACATACTCAATTGAACGCTTCTTATTTATAAAAATGACACAACTAGCTAGTAATACTATTGCTAGTAATACTGTCAATCCTATTGGAGTCAATGGTTTAAGAAAAAATGTTATACACCATAAGTTTGCACTCAACAACATTATTATCAATAGATTATTCGCATTTAGAAGGAAAGTAACTTGACTAATTTCCTTGTAAACGACTCTTTTGATGTAGATAATACATAGTAACCATAAAAATAAAAACATGACCACGAGCCAAGATGGGAAGAAGTTGATTTCAGCTCTGCCCACAGGACTATTAGGATCTTGGTGGTAAAACATTGTAGATATAAGATAAACAATGCTAAATATCACGATTGAAAAAAAAGTATTTACTATTGGTCTGCTCCGAAGTGATTTAGGATCTCCTTTCTCAATCATATATATTATTAATTGGTCATCCAACAACTTAATACTTTGTTCAAATGATGCATTAAACAGATGTTTCATATTCTCTATCACCAAAAACTAATCTTTGGAATTTTCACCGAAGATAGCGCCTTTCCAGTTATTTTATATATTTCCACTACTTCCTATGCTATTTCTCTTCCCTGTCAGTTCCTTTGATATGTTTGTTAAAATATCTCTCTCCGTACCATTCTAATTGTGTTTTCCCTTCCAAATGACGATACTCTTCAGGAAATTTATTTTTATAATAACCATGTAATAGGTATGGCAAGAACATATATAGTTCCGCAACTATGGTTCCAATATTCATTAACTGCCACATGAATACGATACCAATAAATCCAAAAATATCATTACGAACTTCTCCAGTATCTGGAAATACAAATTTCCAAATTCCTACGATAACAATCAAAATCCCCCCACATTTCAAAATAAAATCCATCAATTTTTCTATTTTCTTATCAACCTTATTTAATTTTGAAGTGCTGTTAAACAAAAGACGTTCTAGTGCATTGAATTTACTGATCACCAAAACATATCCCACCAAAATCACACATAGATACAAAAATAAAGTACCAAAAAGTGTTAGCGGTTTAAAAAAAATTGTTAAAAAATATAGATTCATCAGGATAACTAATAATATGATGTAATTATTCAAATTATTTAACTTAATAAATAATTTATTACTGAACCTACTTTTCGTTTGAAAAAAAATAAAACTACATAAATAGATAATATTCAATATCCAAAATAAATTTATTGGCAAAAAATTTATACTAGGAATCGGGAGAAAACTAGCAGGATTATGTTGTAAAATAGAGTCTCTTGAAAGAATAGCTATACCATATGAAAAAAGAACTAACATTAGAAATAGAATTACTGGTAAAACTTTTCTTTCTCCGTTATATAGTGATCGTTTAGATGTATCTCTTATCATATAATCAACTAATGGATCATCTAATAACTTTAAACTTTGTTCAAATGTCGCATTGAATAATTTTTTCATATGCTTCTCCATTTAGAGTTAATCTCATCCTGACGTCTACTTCTTATGTTTTTGTTTTTTCTTCTTTATCAGTTCCTTTGATATGTTTGTTGAAATATTTCACCCCATACCACTCTATTTGTGTTTTCCCTTCCAAATCGCGGTATTGTTCTGCGTATTTTTGCTTATAATACCCGTGTAATAGATAGGGGAAGTATAGATAGGATTCTGCAAAAATTATGACAATATCCATAGCTATCCACATACCTAACATACTAATGACTCCAAAAATATCTGTTCTTACTTCACCACTGTTCGGGAAGACGAACTTCCATAATATACCTACGGTCACAATTCCCCAGCCATATTTCATTGCTAATTTCATTACTTGATCTATCAACATATCTACCTTATCTTTTTTTCTTTCAACTTCATATAACACGTACTCAATCGTACGTTTCTTAGTCCTAAACACGAGGTAGCTAACTACTCCGATCAATCCTAGTAGGAATAGCATACCTAAAATGGTTAGTGGTTTAAGAAATACTGTTATGAATAAAAGATTCATCTCTATCACTAGCCAAATAATATATAAGTTTAAGTTGAATTGACCTCGTATTCTTGTAAAGTAATACTCCCCTCTATCCCTAAAAATGAAAACTAAAGTTAGCCAGATACAAAATAATAAATAAAACAACCACATTGGTAAAAAATTGATATCTGGTGTAGGAAGTGGACTAGGTCCTAGTTCTCCTGCACTAATTTTTGTGGATATAACGGCGATCAAATAATTGATTCCTATTAAAAAGGCTAGTAATAGTACTCCGACAACTCTAGCAACTACCTTTTTACCACCTGTCGGATCGGGTAATTGATTAACGTCTTTATTCATAAAAGTAACAAATGTATCATCACTTAAGTTTAAACTTTCTTCGAATGTTGCATTGAATAATTTTTCCATATTTTTCTCCAGTTAAAGCTAATCTCATTTCTAATGTCTACTCATTATGTTTTTATTTTTTCTTCTTTATCAGTTCCTTTGATATGTTTATTAAAATATTTCTCTCCGTACCATTCTAATTGTGTTTGCCCTTCCAGATTGCGGTATTCTTCTGAGTATTTGTGTTTATAGTAACCGTGTAATAGATATGGGAAGAATAGATAAGCTTCGACGACAATCACTGCAATATTAAACGCTATCCACATAGCAAAAATGTTAATAAAACCGATCATATCTGTACGAGGTGTATCCCCACTAGGGAAAATAAATTTCCAAATCATAACTATTATGACCACTATCCAGCCGTAATTCATCACGATTTTTATGATTTTTTCTATAAAATCATCGAGCTTATTTTTTTCTTTGTTTTTTATATTAAGCATTTTTATATTTAAGGAATTATATTTACTTCTAATAACGATATAGCCTACTATAGTTAATAAAAGCAAAACGATTAGCATACCAATAGAAGTTAATACGTTAAGCGATAAAGTAATGAAAAATAAATTTATTGTAAGTATTAACCAAATAAGATAATTATTACAAGTGTTCATTGTAATGAAAATCTTTGTACTAGCATTATTCTTATTTTTATATTTTGTATATAGCCAGATAAATAAATAGATAAAAAGAACTATCCAAAAAATACTTACTGATAAAAAATTTATCTCTGCTGGTGGAAAAAAGCTATCTTTGTCAGGATTATCAATCATATGTTGAGTAAGAATAACTAAACCGTACTGGAAAGCAATAAAAATTATCGATAAAATCAATAACAAATATTTTCTTTTGCCATTATATAATGGCCGTCCCTCAGTATCTCTTATCATATAATCGACTAACTTATCATCCAATAAGTTTAAACTTTGTTCAAATGTCGCATTGAATATTTTTTTCATATTATTCTCCCACCCAAATTAACATTTGGCATTTTCAACACAGACAGCGCCCTCCCTATTGTTTTTCCCGGCTGTTGAATGTCCTCAAATACATATTTCACTATATCTATACTTTGTTTAATCCCTTTTCCTACTTTCTCTGTAGCTTTATCATATAATTTATAACTCCAATCTTTACTGTTATCATAGGCATTTACCTTAAAAAGTTGGAAAATCTTATTTCCTAGTCCAACACCTCCGCCTATTACAGCCCCTAGTGGCCCCGCGACTGCCGCACCTAATGTCATTCCCTCTAACGGACCAATACTCTTCACCACCTCTATTCCGCCGCCTATTATTCCTTTACCAATACTTCCTGTTTTTCCATATTCATTCACAGCATTTGCTGCGAAAGTGACTCCTAATTGCGCGTAAGTAGCTACTTGGCCTGCCGTTCCTAATCCTTTGGCGACACCCCATTTTTTAGCTCCTTGTATCAAATGGGAGTTCTTCAAACCTTCACTGACATAGGTTTTTACGGGAGAGGTAAATTTAGTGAAATTTTGATAGGCTTTGCCTATCGTGTCGATTTTAGGAAGCCATTTTCCTTGAGCAACAGTTTTACCGAACATTTCGTATTTTGTCAGACAGTTAAACAATTTAGTTTTCATCCCTGAAGGTAGATAATTGGTAAGCATCCAAAATTCATCGTTGGATGCCAGCTTGTTTACCAACGCATCAGGATAATTGCTGACCAACATTTCAAGTCGTTTGATTGCATCGGTTTTCCCTTCTTTTAGAGGTTGAACTAATTTTTCAATCTCCCCATACAGTTCTAAGAAGGCATTGGTTGAAGATTCTTCCAGCAATGTCTGTCCGTTTGGTTTGTACTTCTCAAACCAACTTCCATCCACCCCTTTCGGCAATGTATAACTTCCATCTGCCTTTACGGTGGTTTGATTCAGAACTAAGACACTTTGCATGGCAAGTTTTAATTCCAGTAGACTGTTGTTGAACAGTCCACTGGTTTGAGAGTTAAAGGCATTGAGTTTTTGCTGTTTGCGTTGCAACTTGTAGATGTCTTCTTGTAGGCTGTCTGACATTCTCATCAGGTTGCGATGGAAGTCGGTCAGCATTTCTGTGATGCCTGGTAAGATGCTTATATTAGCGATGTGTCTGATCGTCTGCGCATTGTTTTCAATCGATTGTTTAGCAAATGATTTAGCACGAATCTGTCCGCTTAAATTCTCTTCGTCCAAGTATCCTTCACTAGAAACGATTTGATGCGCGGCGGAGTAAAGATTCAGATCTGACTGAATTCCTTGTACCGCATTGTTTACCCGATTGACTGTAGGAATGATCAATTCAGAAAACAGTCCTTTACCGGCTTGATAAGCTGCTCCGGAGAGTGTTTTTCCGTCAACTGCTTGAACAATTTGTTGGCTACCTGTTCGTAGTTGGTCAATCGTTGTACGAGCAAGTGATAAATTAGTGGTCATATTACTTATTAAGTTCGAAGATTCACTGGCTGAATAGATTAATCCCATCGTTTATTCCTTTCTTTCTGAAGGGCTGTACGTTCTTCTTCAAGCTTGAGCACACCGTTTAAGTATTCTTGGTCCAGTTGGTGCTGTCGTTCTTCTACTAGCCGCGTGAAGTAAGCTGATTTCCCTTCGTTCTCATTTTTCTCCCAGCGAGCTGCTTGACTTCCTTGGGAGATTGATTCTTCTGTGAATCGTTGGATTTCTCGAAAGCTTTTTCGCATATCCATCTCTAAATGATGGATACATTGTTTTAACTGTTGTTTTTCTTTGCTTAGACGCTCCGATCGTTGCTCATTATTGCTGATTTTACGATCATATTCAGCTATCAATTGTTCATTTTCCATACTGACTCCTTACTTGAACCTTGATTGACTATCTCTGACCGCAATTGCTTGAGCGAGTTGGGGGAATTTGTTTGCTTGTTCATTGACACAGGTGACTAGATTTGAAATATCATTTAGTAGCTTGTTACTGACCTCTACACCTGTTTTCATGCTGCTGATCGTACTCTTGTTTAAAGAACTTGTTTTGCTACTACTGACAGAAACATTTTTTATTCCTGATACGGCTGCTGTTGCAGTGGATTCCTGAGAAGCGATTTTCGGCATCTGTTTTCTCCTTATCTAAATTGATAAAATGGATCTTCTTTTAATCTCTCTTCTTCATTTATTTCAACGGTTTCTGCAATCGGTGCAGATGGTTCTTCTTGTACAGGCAATGGATGCTTTTGCGCATCTTTAAGTTGCCTTAACAAGTCATCTAAAAATTCTTCATCGGCTTGATTTTGAAATCCTTCGAATAACACCTCTGTAATTTGGTCAGCTTGGATAGAAAAGACTTCTTGGCTTGGCACATCACCAAACGGATGAGGTGCTACACGATATCTCGAGATGACTTTTTCTTCTTCATTTTTGGCAATGGCACGAGCGACGATGAAATACAGCAGTTGATCATCTTCTGTTCCTACTAGTCTGACAATACTGCCTAGTGGCAAAAACGTTGTGATCATTTCTTCTCTCATACTTCTTCCTCCGTAGGAAACACAATGGCTTCCAATTGATCATCTTTCAAACTGTGTAGAACATTTTTAGCAACTATTGCGTTTTTTTCTTGGTAAGAAAGATTTTCAATGAATAATTGGTTTTGTAAACTACCACCAAATAAAATCTGATCGATATTTTCTTTTACGAACGTAGTGATTCCGCCAAATGTATTGCCGACTTTCGCTATGTTATCGATAAAGATAAATTGTAAATGATCGCTTCCTCCACTTAATAAAGCAGTTACTTCTTCAGGGTCCAATGTTAGTTTCCCTACTAGGTCCGCGATACCATTGATAATAACGAGCCTCTTGCAAGTTTCATTTGTTAAGAGCGCTTCTAGTGCCGTTTTTAGGCCTGTTGGTTCTTTCGTAAGGCATGAACGGTCCAAATAGAGTGAAACACCCGCCTTCGCTGATTCGAGTGTGCCATTGGCATCAATCAATACCACTTCTCCTTGACGTTCTTGACAGATTTGTTGAAGCAACCAAGGCATCATTGCACGGAATTGCTTATTGCTGCTGAAAAAGATCCCTAATCGCAGACTCTGGAATAAGGCGAAAGATTCTACTAATGAGGTGGCTTTATTCAATCCCAAATACAGTTTGTTTTCATCGGCTTGCACAAGGTAAGAAGTGAAACTTTTCCGAGTTAGATTTTCTGGTGCCATTGGAATTTTGTCAGGGCGTTCTCCTGTCCATGCTCGATTGATCTCTATGATTTCTTCTTCCAAATATTGAAGTAGTTCGGCATCATTTTTTCCATTACTTGGGAGATAAAACTGAATAGTGGTTGGCGTAGACAGTAAGACTTGCCCACGACCATTGATTGCTTCGGAGGTTAAAGCATTTCTGCCCATGACCATGTTTATCTCATTTTCATCGTTTAAATACATCGCGATCTTCGTTGCAATATTGCTCATCATATTGGTTCGGATGCTACCTGCTCGATTTGCAGTCATCACAAGAAAGACACCTAAACTTGCGCCATCTCGTAGTAATTGAAGCAACACTTCGTCAATTCTATCTTTACGCTTATCTTCTAAGCTCAATCCATCATAACTGTCGAGAATGACTCCTAAGATCGGTAATTTTTCTGTTGTTCTTGTCTCGTATTGTGTGAGATTAGCGACTCCAGCTTGCTTGAATAAACTTTTTCGCTCAGCCAGTATTTTTTCGATTCGCCCGAGCATTTTTTGCAATTTTTCATCTTCTTCCAAGGTTGCAATATCTGCGACATGCGGCAATTCTTTGAGTGGCAATAAGCCGTTATTCCCAAAATCGATTAAATGAAAGTGAATCATTTCAGGGGTGTTTTGACGAGCAAGATTCATCACAAGGGTTTGCAATAGTGTCGATTTCCCATACCCTGGACTGGCAACGATCAGTGTATGACTGGCTTCTTCAAGATTGAAAGTATGATTCAATTGTTTTTGTTCCGAGGGGATATCTAAGCACCCAAATGGGATTGCTAGATTGCGGTCTTCCGCCTGTGTCACTTTTGGGGTAACGAGTTGCTTCTCCAAGTTCGGTAGCCATGGTTTATCTGGTAACTTGTAGGCAGAAGCAGCAAAAGTTGTCTTGATTCGATCAATGACTGCTTCTAATTGTGTCGGCAGATCTCGAGTATCTTTTCCTTGGACAACTTCGACATCTGGATCATAGAGCAATTCCAGCTGTCCCAATTCATTGATTTTAAATATCCGTTCATCGATCACTTCTTCGATTAATTGTTCGGGGTCATAAGGCACTCCTGCATATCCGCTTTGAAACAATTCATACACTTCATTTTCGCCAACTTTCAAATACCCTCTTCCTGGGTTTACGATTTGTGCCGCATCCGGTGTTTTGAGTAGTTCATTTGAATCTTGG from Enterococcus sp. DIV1094 includes these protein-coding regions:
- a CDS encoding DUF4176 domain-containing protein encodes the protein MKKIFNATFEQSLNLLDDKLVDYMIRDTEGRPLYNGKRKYLLLILSIIFIAFQYGLVILTQHMIDNPDKDSFFPPAEINFLSVSIFWIVLFIYLFIWLYTKYKNKNNASTKIFITMNTCNNYLIWLILTINLFFITLSLNVLTSIGMLIVLLLLTIVGYIVIRSKYNSLNIKMLNIKNKEKNKLDDFIEKIIKIVMNYGWIVVIIVMIWKFIFPSGDTPRTDMIGFINIFAMWIAFNIAVIVVEAYLFFPYLLHGYYKHKYSEEYRNLEGQTQLEWYGEKYFNKHIKGTDKEEKIKT
- a CDS encoding DUF4176 domain-containing protein → MKKLFNATFEQSLKLLDDPLVDYMIRDTSKRSLYNGERKVLPVILFLMLVLFSYGIAILSRDSILQHNPASFLPIPSINFLPINLFWILNIIYLCSFIFFQTKSRFSNKLFIKLNNLNNYIILLVILMNLYFLTIFFKPLTLFGTLFLYLCVILVGYVLVISKFNALERLLFNSTSKLNKVDKKIEKLMDFILKCGGILIVIVGIWKFVFPDTGEVRNDIFGFIGIVFMWQLMNIGTIVAELYMFLPYLLHGYYKNKFPEEYRHLEGKTQLEWYGERYFNKHIKGTDREEK
- a CDS encoding DUF4176 domain-containing protein, producing the protein MKNLFKASFEESLNLKNDKLINYMKNDVERWDLKERPVLLKILALALIGMLYGIVLFTNSIITNHDKNSLVPQADINFLPLSLFWILLVMYLVIWVYTLIKRYRATKFFWGYINTVNIFVWLVIETNLLFITAFLKPLTAIGMGIFFSIILLVGYIVVRSKKASLENLLYDTNKKEKVDEWIGKAISLVVKYSSIVVIIGAIWNFIFPSGDTPRTDVTGFIGFLAMWFVFDIGFIIAQAYLFLPYLLHGYYKHKYSEEYRNLEGQTQLEWYGEKYFNKHIKGTDKEEIHNE
- a CDS encoding SWIM zinc finger family protein, which encodes MKNWQSVFEEPDLDNGYTLFIEKHVHEFLFTQEQITAKVTEENNEYDILIQLTNHEHFYRVACTCSHEGNDHCAHIAAVLFKYEQEDKHEKTPDLIKLISYANEQDIHDFLLSILRGNQKLTQRFQEHIAIKNISDYDKMVVILEKHTQYSTNNTNDRTIQKINNELSGFLTKLVDTAVEKNQILHAFELMNRVVEHLDLAKIHNVENDVSLIMHQCYSLWKKLLKHASEQEKQRMFSKLSAKVNSTTASQSCFYIQQVLHEEFPQQFSEQEQQALDQTTENNGFFNYKNKRLLSIRQMENLNYSDNQIRQRARESWQSPTIRSQYIDYLMQKKAYEEAIVVLKESIVLDKHSSDMITLHRYALKNLYHKLGNKELYAEQIFHLLLEGETVDMNLIHQLKKSYSIDQWEEVREQLFEQLKNRTDVGLFYSKERRYDLLLDYILKSPGLEEASRYFSFLRKQFPEALLQKYEYELRRMAAETTTRSRYHKMALLIAEMATLPSSTISVQLLIKELKEKYPRRKAMLEELKKLEKNYK
- a CDS encoding DUF4176 domain-containing protein, with product MSEVKKLLPLGSIVLLEEGLQKLVIVGRGAIYTDQHTGKDTFADYMAVLYPSGLNPETTIFFDHENIDKVVFEGYSDEEEVRFLDIYGKWEADVKEAASKPDQSVSIGFD
- a CDS encoding DUF4176 domain-containing protein, which translates into the protein MREEMITTFLPLGSIVRLVGTEDDQLLYFIVARAIAKNEEEKVISRYRVAPHPFGDVPSQEVFSIQADQITEVLFEGFQNQADEEFLDDLLRQLKDAQKHPLPVQEEPSAPIAETVEINEEERLKEDPFYQFR